The sequence TCTTTATCTAATCGTCCAACATGAAATACTCCATTCATGTTAACATCATCAAAAAAATCAAAAACTGTTTTATTAACTTTATCCCTTCTTGCAGTAATATAGCCAGCAGGCTTATTAAACATATAATATACCTTTCCAGTATAAACAACCACTTTACCAAGATACTCAATAACATCAGATTTTTCGTTAATTTCTATTGCTGGTTCAATTATCACTTCTCCATTTACTTTAACCATGCCTTCTTTAATATAATTCCTAACATTTTTTCGCCTTCCAACAGATGATTCTGATAAAAATTTGTCTAATCTCATATGTTATCACTTCTCTTCCTATGTATAACTTTAGGCATCTTCAAAAAATAAGTAAGTCCATATACTAGTCTATTTTCAGTTATACTGCGTCAACAGAACCCTTAGATAGCTCGCTATCTGCGGAACCTGTTTCCTTGTTTAACTAAAAATATCCGTCGCATATTTGGACTTGTTATTTATTTTCAGATGCCTTATCTTCTTTACCTACAACTGTAGTATATCATATTACTAAAAAATCTTTGTAATAAGTAAAGTTTCAAATACTTAAACTTAATTATTCATTTAATCTTCACCACACTTAACAATTGTTCCTTTGTATAGGAGTTTAAACTATAGTAATTCCTCTATTATCTAGGCATAAATAATAATATTTTTTAGTAATGTGGATAAGCTAATATAGTATTCTAGGCATCTGAAAATAAACAAACTAGCATATAAAACAATTTGCTTTCAGATGCCCTAATTATTTTATTAGGAGGGATTCTATATGGATAATAATAAGAATAGACTTAAAGATCGACCAAAATCAAATGCTGAATTAAGAAAAATGTATTGTGAGGCTGGTGCTGAAATAGGAATTGAACATGGCGAAAAGAACGGCGCTCATGCAAATGGTAAGAAATTCACCAAGAGATCAAAATTATCACATAATAAATAACTCAATATACTAGAGAGCATTAGGCATCTGAAAATAAATATTATAATGGGAGGAAATACATATGAAAGATATAAAGAATACTAAAGATAGTTCTTGGAATGAAACAACTTCCGATCCATCATCACATAATTCTTTGGGTGCAACAGCTTCTGATCCATCATCACCTAATTATCGTGAAATAGAAAAAAATAAGGCTATCCAAGATAGTCCTTATGGAAAATACGAGCCATCTGTACATACAACTCATAAATAGTACAAAAAAATATATCTTCCTAAAAAGGAAGATATATTTTTAACTTGTTGAATTAAATCATTATGAATTTATATAACTTTTTTGTATAAATTCATTTCTGCTTCCTTTTCCATTAGAGTTCCTAACATAGGAACAATTTCACGGAAATGTTTTGAGGCCATATGATTGTCTAGTGATTGATTATCTTCCCACTCTTCTATCATAGTTAAAATTTTAGGATCTTTAATATCTTGATGTAATTCATATTTTATGCAACCTGTTTCTTTTCTTGTTGCTTCTACTAATTTTTTAGCACTTTCTAAAAATATATTGATCTTATCCTCTTTAACAAAATGCTTTGCTACAACTTTAAT comes from Clostridium sp. TW13 and encodes:
- a CDS encoding putative quinol monooxygenase — protein: MIKVVAKHFVKEDKINIFLESAKKLVEATRKETGCIKYELHQDIKDPKILTMIEEWEDNQSLDNHMASKHFREIVPMLGTLMEKEAEMNLYKKVI